The following are encoded together in the Bacillus sp. NP157 genome:
- the rsmH gene encoding 16S rRNA (cytosine(1402)-N(4))-methyltransferase RsmH — MAGRDVHIPVMLEEVLEGLAVRENGRYLDGTFGRGGHARAILARLSAEGRLFLMDRDPTAIAVAEAGLATDPRVALRHDNFATMGEWPALEGGLDGILLDLGVSSPQLDDASRGFSFMADAPLDMRMDPTRGISAADFLANAPEAEIADVLWTFGEERFSRRIAKNIVERRATAPITRTGELSELVARCVGRREPGKNPATRTFQALRIRVNAELESVQQGLDAALELLDVGGRLAIISFHSLEDRTVKQFIRSHEGRVQGSRRGPPIEPKPARLKPVGKAIFPSDAEVSANPRSRSAVLRIAEKLA, encoded by the coding sequence ATGGCGGGGCGCGATGTGCACATCCCGGTGATGCTCGAGGAAGTACTGGAGGGCCTCGCCGTGCGCGAGAACGGGCGGTATCTGGACGGCACATTCGGTCGCGGCGGTCACGCCCGGGCGATCCTTGCGCGTCTCTCCGCCGAGGGTCGCCTGTTCCTGATGGATCGCGACCCGACTGCAATCGCCGTTGCCGAAGCCGGCCTGGCGACCGATCCGCGCGTTGCCCTGCGCCACGACAACTTCGCCACCATGGGCGAATGGCCTGCGCTGGAAGGCGGCCTCGACGGCATCCTGCTCGACCTCGGCGTGTCCTCGCCGCAGCTCGACGACGCCAGCCGCGGTTTCAGCTTCATGGCCGATGCGCCGCTCGACATGCGCATGGATCCGACTCGCGGCATCAGCGCCGCCGACTTCCTCGCCAACGCGCCGGAAGCCGAGATCGCCGACGTGCTGTGGACCTTCGGTGAAGAGCGCTTCAGCCGCCGCATCGCGAAGAACATCGTCGAGCGCCGCGCCACCGCGCCGATCACCCGCACCGGCGAGCTTTCCGAACTGGTCGCGCGTTGCGTCGGTCGTCGCGAGCCGGGCAAGAATCCCGCCACGCGGACCTTCCAGGCGCTGCGCATCCGCGTGAACGCTGAGCTGGAATCCGTGCAGCAGGGCCTCGACGCCGCGCTGGAACTGCTCGACGTGGGTGGCCGCCTCGCCATCATCAGCTTCCACTCGCTGGAAGACCGCACGGTGAAGCAGTTCATCCGTTCGCACGAAGGCCGCGTGCAGGGCAGCCGTCGCGGCCCGCCGATCGAGCCGAAGCCGGCGCGCCTGAAGCCGGTGGGCAAGGCGATCTTCCCGTCCGACGCCGAAGTGTCCGCGAACCCGCGTTCGCGCTCCGCCGTGCTGCGCATCGCGGAGAAGCTGGCATGA
- the ftsL gene encoding cell division protein FtsL has product MKTFGAICLTLLLLAVIGSAIGVVWTRHESRVLFVELSRLQSQKDDIGVEYGRLELEQATYAEPSRIDGDAREKLGMFTPKPQDIQLVRR; this is encoded by the coding sequence ATGAAGACCTTCGGCGCGATCTGCCTCACGCTGTTGCTGCTCGCCGTCATCGGCAGCGCGATCGGCGTGGTGTGGACGCGCCACGAGAGCCGCGTGCTCTTTGTCGAGCTGTCGCGCCTGCAGTCGCAGAAGGACGACATCGGCGTCGAATACGGCCGCCTCGAGCTGGAGCAGGCCACCTATGCCGAGCCCAGCCGCATCGACGGCGACGCCCGTGAAAAGCTCGGCATGTTCACGCCGAAGCCGCAAGACATCCAGCTGGTGCGTCGATGA
- a CDS encoding penicillin-binding protein 2, with the protein MRARQGKPVVPSRRRGQGPSPRKRMTVMVAVLCVAASGLLVRAFDLQVVRKQFYQDQGDARFLREMPIAVSRGTIFDRNGEPLAVSTPVASLWANPPELLENADRIPDLARALHVDADDLKQKIEQRADKEFMYITRQMRPEDAQAVMDLKIPGINSQREYRRYYPSGAVNSHILGFTNIDDHGQEGLELSYDQWLAGKPGAKRVIRDRMGHVVEDVELVREPQPGRDITLSIDRRIQYLAYSALKDTLDKNKADSGSIVVMDVHTGEVLGMANLPSFNPNAVRGSSPGDRRNRAVTDVVEPGSTMKAFTMAAALTSGKYTPTAPLIETSPGTWMMGGHPVRDTHNWGTLTPTGVITKSSNVGAAKIAMTLDTDLMYGMYKSFGLGNSTGSGFPGEASGYLPVGRTWKPIEKSRLAYGYNLNVTPLQLATGYAAIANGGAYRAPSFIKGADNPINQVVTPEVAHELVRMLETVVAPGGTGFGFASVANYSVAGKTGTSHKNSVGGYAANNYISLFVGMIPASNPRLVTVVVINDPKGGHYYGGSVAGPAFANVMTGAVRLLDIPPDNVGRWYAGGPSQGGMIGTTNAPPPAADDSAAEEVVP; encoded by the coding sequence ATGAGGGCGCGCCAGGGCAAGCCGGTCGTTCCCAGCCGCCGCCGCGGCCAGGGCCCGAGCCCGCGCAAGCGCATGACCGTGATGGTGGCGGTGCTGTGCGTCGCGGCCTCGGGCCTGCTCGTGCGCGCGTTCGACCTGCAGGTGGTGCGCAAGCAGTTCTACCAGGACCAGGGCGACGCACGTTTCCTGCGTGAAATGCCGATCGCCGTGTCGCGTGGCACGATCTTCGACCGCAACGGCGAGCCGCTCGCGGTGTCGACGCCGGTCGCTTCGCTGTGGGCCAATCCGCCCGAGCTGCTCGAGAACGCCGACCGCATCCCGGACCTGGCCAGGGCGCTGCACGTCGACGCCGACGACCTGAAGCAGAAGATCGAGCAGCGCGCCGACAAGGAATTCATGTACATCACCCGCCAGATGCGTCCGGAAGACGCGCAGGCCGTGATGGACCTGAAGATCCCCGGCATCAACTCGCAGCGTGAATACCGCCGCTATTACCCGTCGGGTGCGGTGAACAGCCACATCCTGGGCTTCACCAACATCGACGACCACGGCCAGGAAGGCCTGGAGCTGTCGTACGACCAGTGGCTGGCCGGCAAGCCGGGCGCGAAGCGGGTGATCCGCGACCGCATGGGCCACGTGGTGGAAGACGTCGAGCTGGTGCGCGAGCCGCAGCCGGGTCGCGACATCACGCTGTCGATCGATCGCCGCATCCAGTACCTGGCATACAGCGCGCTGAAAGACACGCTGGACAAGAACAAGGCCGACTCGGGCTCGATCGTGGTGATGGACGTGCACACCGGCGAAGTCCTGGGCATGGCCAACCTGCCGTCGTTCAACCCGAACGCCGTGCGTGGCAGCAGCCCGGGCGACCGCCGCAATCGCGCGGTCACCGACGTGGTCGAGCCGGGCTCGACGATGAAGGCGTTCACCATGGCCGCGGCGCTGACCAGCGGCAAGTACACGCCGACGGCACCGTTGATCGAGACCTCGCCGGGTACGTGGATGATGGGCGGCCACCCGGTGCGCGACACGCATAACTGGGGCACGCTCACCCCGACCGGCGTCATCACCAAGTCGTCCAACGTCGGCGCGGCCAAGATCGCGATGACGCTCGACACCGACCTGATGTACGGCATGTACAAGTCGTTCGGCCTGGGCAACAGCACGGGCAGCGGCTTCCCCGGCGAAGCCTCGGGCTACCTGCCGGTGGGCCGCACGTGGAAGCCGATCGAAAAGTCGCGCCTCGCCTACGGCTACAACCTCAACGTCACCCCGCTGCAGCTGGCGACCGGTTACGCCGCCATCGCCAACGGCGGCGCGTATCGCGCACCGAGCTTCATCAAGGGCGCGGACAACCCGATCAACCAGGTCGTGACGCCGGAAGTGGCCCACGAGCTGGTGCGCATGCTGGAAACCGTGGTCGCCCCGGGCGGCACCGGCTTTGGCTTCGCCTCGGTGGCCAACTACAGCGTGGCCGGCAAGACCGGTACCTCGCACAAAAACTCCGTGGGTGGCTACGCCGCCAACAACTACATCTCGCTGTTCGTGGGCATGATCCCGGCGAGCAACCCGCGCCTGGTCACCGTGGTGGTGATCAACGATCCGAAGGGCGGCCACTACTACGGTGGTTCGGTCGCCGGCCCGGCTTTCGCCAACGTGATGACCGGCGCCGTGCGCCTGCTCGACATCCCGCCGGACAACGTCGGCCGCTGGTACGCCGGCGGCCCGAGCCAGGGCGGCATGATCGGCACCACCAACGCACCCCCTCCGGCCGCGGACGACAGTGCGGCGGAAGAGGTGGTGCCGTGA
- a CDS encoding UDP-N-acetylmuramoyl-L-alanyl-D-glutamate--2,6-diaminopimelate ligase — protein sequence MTTMALSALLDGFADAQGAGEIVVSGLALDSREIAEGNAFVALRGTKGHGMDFAAKAIENGAAVILAEAPFDAVDAGVPVVSVKGLREHTGAIAARFHGEPSQALEVIGVTGTNGKTSTVQLIAQALAFLGRKPASVGTLGAGLHGAIVEGERTTPDAISMQALFAGFREAGASHVAMEVSSHALEQGRVNAIAFDVAVFTNLTRDHLDYHGTMEAYGAAKAKLFAFDGLRAAVVNVDDPFGLKLAKGLAEGVQKLRTSMAHDATDKDAEVRADIIVTSARGLSFNLNTPWGMRTVRSALLGRFNVANLLAVAAVLGALGEPFERIHAALEALEPVNGRMSRLGGDGRKPLVVVDYSHTPDALKQALLALRSHTKGKLVCVFGAGGDRDAGKRPIMAGIAERLADVVIVTDDNPRSEDGDAIVEQIVAGFVHADTVTVERDRAKAIALALAGTKADDVVLIAGKGHETYQEGPEGKRPFDDLAVAREAMAHGSKGVRA from the coding sequence GTGACGACGATGGCCCTCTCCGCACTGCTCGACGGTTTCGCCGACGCCCAGGGTGCCGGCGAAATCGTCGTTTCGGGCCTTGCGCTCGATTCGCGCGAGATCGCCGAAGGCAATGCCTTCGTCGCACTGCGCGGCACGAAGGGCCACGGCATGGACTTCGCCGCGAAGGCGATCGAAAACGGCGCGGCGGTGATCCTCGCCGAAGCCCCGTTCGATGCCGTGGACGCCGGCGTGCCGGTGGTCAGCGTGAAGGGCCTGCGCGAACATACCGGTGCCATCGCCGCGCGCTTCCATGGCGAGCCGTCGCAGGCGCTGGAAGTGATCGGCGTGACCGGCACCAATGGCAAGACCTCTACCGTGCAGCTGATCGCGCAGGCGCTGGCCTTCCTCGGCCGCAAGCCGGCGAGCGTCGGTACGCTGGGCGCGGGCCTGCATGGCGCGATCGTCGAAGGCGAGCGCACCACGCCGGATGCGATCAGCATGCAGGCGCTGTTCGCCGGCTTCCGCGAAGCAGGCGCCTCGCACGTGGCGATGGAAGTCTCCTCCCACGCGCTGGAGCAGGGCCGGGTCAACGCGATCGCGTTCGACGTCGCCGTGTTCACCAACCTCACCCGCGACCACCTCGATTACCACGGCACGATGGAAGCCTACGGCGCGGCCAAGGCGAAGCTGTTCGCTTTCGACGGCCTGCGCGCGGCGGTCGTCAACGTCGACGACCCGTTCGGCCTGAAGCTGGCCAAGGGCCTGGCCGAAGGCGTGCAGAAGCTGCGCACGTCGATGGCCCACGACGCCACCGACAAGGACGCCGAAGTCCGTGCCGACATCATCGTTACCTCGGCGCGCGGCCTGTCGTTCAACCTCAACACCCCGTGGGGCATGCGCACCGTGCGCAGCGCGCTGCTCGGCCGTTTCAACGTCGCCAACCTGCTGGCCGTGGCCGCGGTGCTCGGCGCGCTGGGCGAGCCGTTCGAGCGGATCCATGCGGCGCTGGAAGCACTCGAGCCGGTCAACGGCCGGATGAGCCGCCTCGGCGGCGACGGCAGGAAGCCGCTGGTGGTGGTCGATTACTCGCATACGCCGGACGCGCTGAAGCAGGCGCTGCTGGCGCTGCGTTCGCATACCAAGGGCAAGCTGGTCTGCGTGTTCGGCGCCGGTGGCGACCGCGACGCGGGCAAGCGCCCGATCATGGCCGGCATCGCCGAACGCCTCGCCGACGTGGTGATCGTCACCGACGACAACCCGCGTAGCGAAGACGGCGACGCCATCGTCGAGCAGATCGTCGCCGGCTTTGTCCACGCCGACACCGTGACGGTGGAGCGCGACCGCGCGAAGGCGATCGCCCTGGCGCTGGCCGGGACCAAGGCCGACGATGTGGTGCTGATCGCCGGCAAGGGGCACGAAACCTATCAGGAAGGTCCGGAGGGCAAGCGTCCCTTCGACGACCTCGCCGTCGCCCGCGAGGCGATGGCCCACGGCAGCAAGGGAGTCCGCGCATGA
- a CDS encoding UDP-N-acetylmuramoyl-tripeptide--D-alanyl-D-alanine ligase encodes MMRLSAVALWTRGRLQGADAEVTGFAIDTRKLQPGDLFVALPGEQVDGHDYVAAAAAKGAVGALVTHPVAVDLPQVIVDDTQLALGDLASATRAQRKVRVIGITGSNGKTTVKTLTASILSRHGRTHVNAGNFNNELGMPLTLLAMPEDTEYAVLEMGAGKPGDIDYLAAIARPDIGLVNSIAAAHLERMGTIEGVAETKGALYQSLPADGVAIINADDERFAGFFAGLAGSRRVLRYGLAHRADIGADIVEERIDGTHFVLSTPHGDGDVRLPLAGRHNVANALAAAAIAVALDVPVETIVDGLEQVPHVAGRLDLEPMAGGWMLVDDSYNANPGSAAAAIDTLALARGERWLILGDMAELGADTLKLHAGIGRYAHERGIERLLATGLKSAAAVEAFGAGAQHFATQEDLIEAACAQIHEGVTVLVKGSRSSGMERVVAAMKKYAEGASHAA; translated from the coding sequence ATGATGCGCCTGTCCGCCGTTGCCCTCTGGACTCGAGGCCGCCTGCAGGGCGCCGACGCCGAGGTCACCGGTTTTGCCATCGATACGCGCAAGCTGCAGCCGGGCGACCTGTTCGTCGCGCTGCCGGGCGAGCAGGTCGATGGCCATGATTACGTCGCCGCGGCCGCGGCGAAGGGTGCGGTCGGTGCGCTCGTCACCCATCCGGTGGCGGTCGACCTGCCGCAGGTCATCGTCGACGACACCCAGCTCGCGCTGGGCGACCTGGCCAGCGCCACCCGTGCGCAGCGCAAGGTCCGGGTGATCGGCATCACTGGCTCCAACGGCAAGACCACGGTGAAGACGCTGACCGCGTCGATCCTGTCGCGCCACGGCCGCACCCACGTCAATGCCGGCAATTTCAATAACGAGCTGGGCATGCCGCTCACCTTGCTGGCGATGCCGGAAGACACCGAATACGCCGTGCTGGAAATGGGCGCGGGCAAGCCGGGCGACATCGATTACCTGGCCGCCATCGCACGGCCCGATATCGGCCTCGTCAACTCCATCGCCGCCGCGCATCTTGAGCGCATGGGCACGATCGAAGGCGTCGCCGAAACCAAGGGCGCGCTGTACCAGTCGCTGCCAGCCGATGGCGTCGCCATCATCAACGCGGACGACGAGCGCTTCGCCGGCTTCTTCGCCGGCCTGGCCGGTTCGCGCCGCGTGCTTCGCTACGGCCTGGCCCATCGCGCCGACATCGGTGCCGACATCGTCGAGGAACGCATCGACGGTACGCACTTCGTGCTCTCCACGCCGCACGGCGATGGCGACGTGCGCCTGCCGCTGGCCGGACGACACAATGTCGCCAACGCGCTAGCCGCCGCGGCGATCGCCGTGGCGCTGGACGTCCCGGTCGAAACCATCGTCGACGGCCTGGAGCAGGTGCCTCACGTCGCCGGCCGACTCGACCTTGAGCCGATGGCCGGTGGCTGGATGCTGGTCGACGACAGCTACAACGCCAACCCGGGGTCGGCCGCCGCGGCGATCGACACGCTGGCGCTGGCCCGTGGCGAACGCTGGCTGATCCTCGGCGACATGGCCGAGCTGGGTGCCGACACGCTGAAGCTGCATGCCGGCATCGGCCGCTATGCGCACGAGCGCGGCATCGAACGCCTGCTCGCCACCGGCCTGAAGAGTGCCGCCGCCGTCGAAGCCTTCGGCGCGGGCGCACAGCATTTCGCCACGCAGGAAGACCTCATCGAGGCAGCGTGCGCGCAGATCCACGAGGGCGTTACCGTTCTGGTGAAAGGCTCGCGATCGTCCGGCATGGAGCGGGTGGTCGCGGCAATGAAGAAGTACGCTGAAGGAGCATCCCATGCTGCTTGA
- the mraY gene encoding phospho-N-acetylmuramoyl-pentapeptide-transferase, giving the protein MAALTALAVSLLLGPALIRKLAALKAGQVVRSDGPQTHLSKAGTPTMGGTLILFAIGIATLLWADLNNRYIWTVLLVTLAFGAIGFYDDYRKLVLKDSRGLASRWKYFWQSVFGLAAALFLYHTHQVPAETALYVPLFKQVALPLGLLFVVIGYFIIVGFSNAVNLTDGLDGLAIMPSVLVSGALGIFAYLAGNKLFSEYLGIPAIPGAGELAVFCSALAGAGLGFLWFNTYPAQVFMGDVGALAIGAALGTVALIVRQEIVLLVMGGVFVMETASVMLQVGSFKLRGKRIFRMAPIHHHFELKGWPEPRVIVRFWIISVVLVLIGLATLKVR; this is encoded by the coding sequence ATGGCGGCGCTTACCGCGCTGGCCGTGTCGCTGCTGCTCGGCCCGGCGCTGATCCGCAAGCTGGCCGCGCTGAAGGCCGGCCAGGTGGTGCGCAGCGATGGCCCGCAGACCCATCTGTCCAAGGCCGGTACGCCGACCATGGGTGGCACGCTGATCCTGTTCGCGATCGGCATCGCCACGCTGCTCTGGGCCGACCTCAACAACCGTTACATCTGGACGGTGCTGCTGGTGACCCTGGCCTTCGGCGCGATTGGCTTCTACGACGATTACCGCAAGCTGGTGCTGAAGGACAGCCGTGGCCTCGCCAGCCGCTGGAAGTATTTCTGGCAGTCGGTGTTCGGCCTCGCCGCCGCGCTGTTCCTGTACCACACGCACCAGGTCCCGGCGGAAACCGCACTGTACGTGCCGCTGTTCAAGCAGGTCGCGCTACCGCTGGGCCTGCTGTTCGTGGTGATCGGTTACTTCATCATCGTCGGCTTCTCCAACGCGGTGAACCTGACCGACGGCCTCGACGGCCTGGCGATCATGCCCAGCGTGCTGGTCTCCGGCGCGCTTGGGATCTTCGCCTACCTCGCCGGTAACAAGCTGTTCTCCGAATACCTCGGCATCCCGGCGATTCCCGGCGCGGGCGAGCTGGCGGTGTTCTGCAGCGCGCTGGCCGGTGCCGGCCTCGGCTTCCTCTGGTTCAACACCTACCCGGCGCAGGTGTTCATGGGCGACGTCGGCGCGCTGGCGATCGGCGCCGCGCTGGGCACGGTCGCGCTGATCGTCCGCCAGGAAATCGTGCTGCTGGTGATGGGCGGCGTGTTCGTGATGGAAACGGCCTCGGTGATGTTGCAGGTGGGCAGCTTCAAGCTGCGCGGCAAGCGGATCTTCCGCATGGCGCCGATCCACCACCACTTCGAGCTGAAGGGCTGGCCCGAGCCGCGCGTCATCGTTCGCTTCTGGATCATCAGCGTCGTGCTGGTGCTTATTGGCCTCGCTACGTTGAAGGTGCGCTAA
- the ftsW gene encoding putative lipid II flippase FtsW encodes MFGFGNKQAQRRQGPRGSFDIPLLLAALALATIGVVMVTSSSIAVADGSHVGAFYYLKKHIGFLVGGCILAGVAMRTELKLIEKHSTLLLMLGVMGLLLVFVPGFGMRINGARRWINLFVTSFQPVEAMKVILVAYLSSYLVRHREGVEYELFGVVKPIGVAGFIVLLLLAQPDFGSAALVVATTVGMVWLAGARMRNLFLLALPLVPLLIYAATAEDYRIKRLTSFLDPWKDPFNDGFQLTQALIAVGRGEWVGVGLGSSVQKLFYLPEAHTDFILAVLAEELGLAGITTVILLYVVLVGRGLYIGLKGVELGHRFSGYVAYGISLMLGFQAMVSIGVNLGVLPTKGLTLPLISSGGSSVLMTCCMVGVLLRATFEINRAEDARQTAVRMPASAIPDAAAHGGLA; translated from the coding sequence ATGTTCGGCTTCGGTAACAAGCAGGCACAGCGCCGCCAGGGCCCGCGGGGGAGTTTCGACATCCCGCTGCTGCTGGCTGCGCTCGCGCTGGCGACCATCGGCGTGGTGATGGTGACCTCCAGCTCGATCGCGGTGGCCGATGGGTCGCACGTGGGCGCCTTCTATTACCTGAAAAAGCACATCGGCTTCCTCGTCGGTGGCTGCATCCTGGCCGGCGTGGCCATGCGCACCGAGCTGAAGCTGATCGAGAAGCACAGCACGCTGTTGTTGATGCTCGGCGTGATGGGCCTGTTGCTGGTGTTCGTGCCGGGCTTCGGCATGCGCATCAACGGCGCGCGCCGCTGGATCAACCTGTTCGTCACCAGCTTCCAGCCGGTGGAAGCAATGAAGGTGATCCTGGTCGCCTACCTGTCCAGCTACCTGGTGCGCCACCGCGAAGGCGTGGAGTACGAACTGTTCGGCGTGGTCAAGCCGATCGGCGTCGCCGGCTTCATCGTGTTGCTGCTGCTGGCCCAGCCCGACTTCGGTTCGGCCGCGCTGGTCGTCGCCACCACGGTGGGCATGGTCTGGCTGGCCGGCGCGCGCATGCGCAACCTGTTCCTGCTGGCGCTGCCGCTGGTGCCGCTGCTGATCTACGCAGCCACCGCCGAGGACTACCGCATCAAGCGCCTGACCTCGTTCCTCGATCCGTGGAAGGATCCGTTCAACGACGGCTTCCAGCTGACCCAGGCGCTGATCGCCGTGGGCCGTGGCGAGTGGGTGGGCGTGGGCCTGGGTTCCAGCGTGCAGAAGCTGTTCTACCTGCCCGAAGCGCATACCGACTTCATCCTCGCGGTGCTCGCCGAAGAGCTGGGCCTCGCGGGCATCACCACGGTCATCCTGCTTTACGTCGTGCTGGTCGGCCGTGGCCTGTACATCGGCCTGAAGGGCGTCGAGCTCGGCCATCGCTTCTCCGGCTACGTGGCCTACGGCATCTCGCTGATGCTCGGCTTCCAGGCCATGGTCTCGATCGGCGTGAACCTGGGCGTGCTGCCGACCAAGGGCCTGACCCTGCCGCTGATCAGCTCGGGCGGTTCGTCCGTGCTGATGACCTGCTGCATGGTCGGCGTGCTGCTGCGTGCCACCTTCGAGATCAACCGCGCCGAAGACGCGCGGCAGACGGCGGTGCGCATGCCGGCGAGCGCCATTCCCGATGCCGCCGCGCACGGAGGCCTCGCATGA
- the murG gene encoding undecaprenyldiphospho-muramoylpentapeptide beta-N-acetylglucosaminyltransferase: protein MSGPVLIMAGGTGGHIFPGLAVADELRAQGVPVAWLGAAGGMETRVVPAHDIALHTVKVGGLRGKGLKTRVLAPLMLARALFDSLSLLRRIKPRCVLSMGGYVAGPAGVAARLAGIPLVVHEQNAVAGYTNRKLAGFAKRVLTGFPNVLPGAEWVGNPVRAAIAALPAPAVRFNQRNGAPRVLVLGGSLGARTLNTSVPKALALLAAHGVQPDVVHQTGERGLPEAVDAYTQAGVATNVVPFIEDMAGAYEWADVVVCRAGALTVAELCAAGLEALLVPFPHAVDDHQTANARAMVDVGGARLVADAALNQDDSPRMLAQMLIDLLANREQILNAANASRSLAKPDAASTIARHCMEVSA from the coding sequence ATGAGCGGTCCCGTGCTGATCATGGCCGGCGGTACCGGCGGCCACATTTTCCCCGGGCTGGCCGTGGCCGACGAACTGCGCGCGCAGGGCGTGCCGGTGGCGTGGCTCGGTGCGGCCGGTGGCATGGAAACCCGTGTGGTGCCGGCGCACGACATCGCGCTGCACACCGTGAAGGTGGGTGGCCTGCGCGGCAAGGGCCTGAAGACCCGCGTGCTCGCGCCGCTGATGCTGGCCCGCGCGCTGTTCGATTCGCTGTCGCTGCTGCGCCGGATCAAGCCGCGCTGCGTGCTGTCCATGGGCGGTTATGTTGCCGGGCCCGCTGGCGTCGCCGCACGCCTGGCCGGCATTCCGCTGGTGGTGCACGAACAGAATGCCGTGGCCGGCTACACCAACCGCAAGCTCGCCGGTTTCGCGAAGCGCGTGCTCACCGGCTTCCCCAACGTGCTGCCCGGCGCGGAATGGGTGGGTAACCCGGTACGCGCCGCCATCGCCGCGCTGCCGGCCCCGGCCGTGCGCTTCAACCAGCGCAACGGCGCGCCGCGCGTGCTGGTGCTCGGTGGCAGCCTCGGTGCGCGGACCCTGAACACCAGCGTGCCCAAGGCGCTTGCCTTGCTCGCCGCCCACGGCGTGCAGCCCGACGTCGTCCACCAGACCGGCGAGCGTGGCCTGCCCGAAGCCGTCGACGCCTACACCCAGGCTGGCGTGGCCACCAACGTCGTGCCTTTCATCGAAGACATGGCCGGCGCCTACGAGTGGGCCGACGTGGTGGTCTGCCGCGCTGGCGCGCTCACCGTGGCCGAACTCTGCGCCGCCGGCCTCGAAGCCCTGCTGGTGCCGTTCCCGCATGCGGTCGACGACCACCAGACCGCGAACGCCCGCGCGATGGTCGACGTCGGCGGTGCGCGCCTCGTCGCCGATGCCGCGCTGAACCAGGACGATTCCCCGCGCATGCTTGCCCAGATGCTCATCGACCTGCTCGCCAACCGCGAGCAGATCCTCAACGCGGCGAACGCCTCGCGCTCGCTGGCCAAACCCGACGCTGCATCAACGATTGCCCGTCACTGCATGGAGGTTTCCGCATGA
- a CDS encoding UDP-N-acetylmuramate--L-alanine ligase has product MTPGRLRAHDDFMTSFRRVHFIGVGGVGMSGIAEVLANLGYSVSGSDRAPSTTTDRLGKLGVDVRIGHEAANIDGADVIVTSSAIRKDNPELVAAHAARIPVVPRAEMLGELMRFRRGIAIAGTHGKTTTTSLVASVLAEADYDPTFVIGGQLNAAGANARLGTGQYLVAEADESDGSFLMLSPVMAVVTNIDADHLENYNGDFAQVKKAFGDFLHRLPFYGMAVLCIDDEETAKLAQDTSRRLLTYGIDNASADVTATNVRQAGFQMQFDLRLPGLAETVPVTLNLPGRHNVQNALAAAAVGWQLGVEPAAIAHALAAFEGVGRRFHRRGEVALDEGTALLVDDYGHHPRELAAVFSAARGGWPDRRLVVAFQPHRYSRTRDLLDDFANVLAETDVLVLTEVYPAGEAPIAGADGKALARAIRARGKTDPVLVDHPRDLRHTLSALARDGDLILLLGAGDIGAAAIELATAGHLRTTK; this is encoded by the coding sequence ATGACGCCCGGTCGTTTGCGCGCCCACGACGATTTCATGACTTCGTTCCGCCGTGTCCACTTCATCGGCGTGGGCGGCGTCGGCATGAGCGGCATCGCCGAAGTGCTGGCTAACCTCGGCTACAGCGTGTCGGGTTCCGACCGCGCGCCGTCGACCACGACTGACCGCCTGGGCAAGCTCGGCGTCGACGTGCGCATCGGCCACGAGGCCGCGAACATCGACGGTGCCGACGTCATCGTGACCTCGAGCGCGATCCGCAAGGACAATCCGGAACTGGTCGCCGCGCATGCCGCGCGCATCCCGGTGGTGCCGCGCGCCGAAATGCTCGGCGAGCTGATGCGCTTCCGCCGTGGCATCGCCATCGCCGGCACGCACGGCAAGACCACCACCACCAGCCTCGTCGCCAGCGTGCTGGCCGAAGCCGACTACGACCCGACCTTCGTGATCGGTGGGCAGCTCAATGCCGCCGGTGCGAACGCCCGCCTGGGCACCGGCCAGTACCTTGTCGCCGAAGCCGACGAGTCGGACGGTTCGTTCCTGATGCTGTCGCCGGTGATGGCCGTCGTGACCAACATCGACGCCGACCATCTCGAGAATTACAACGGCGACTTCGCCCAGGTGAAGAAGGCCTTCGGTGACTTCCTGCATCGCCTGCCGTTCTACGGCATGGCCGTGCTGTGCATCGACGACGAAGAAACCGCGAAGCTGGCGCAGGACACCTCGCGCCGCCTGCTCACCTACGGCATCGACAACGCGTCCGCCGACGTCACGGCGACCAACGTGCGCCAGGCCGGCTTCCAGATGCAGTTCGACCTGCGCCTGCCGGGCCTTGCCGAGACCGTGCCGGTGACGCTGAACCTGCCGGGCCGGCACAACGTGCAGAACGCGCTGGCCGCGGCCGCCGTGGGCTGGCAGCTCGGCGTCGAGCCGGCCGCCATCGCGCACGCGCTGGCTGCGTTCGAAGGCGTCGGCCGTCGTTTCCACCGCCGTGGCGAAGTGGCCCTGGACGAGGGTACCGCGCTGCTGGTCGACGACTACGGCCATCATCCGCGCGAGCTGGCTGCCGTGTTCTCGGCCGCACGTGGCGGCTGGCCGGATCGTCGCCTCGTGGTGGCGTTCCAGCCGCATCGCTACAGCCGTACGCGCGACCTGCTCGACGACTTCGCCAACGTGCTCGCCGAAACCGACGTGCTGGTGCTGACCGAGGTGTACCCGGCCGGCGAAGCGCCGATCGCCGGCGCCGACGGCAAGGCCCTGGCCCGCGCGATCCGCGCGCGCGGCAAGACCGACCCGGTGCTGGTCGACCACCCGCGCGACCTGCGCCACACGCTGTCCGCGCTGGCGCGCGACGGCGACCTGATCCTGCTGCTGGGCGCCGGCGACATCGGCGCCGCGGCCATCGAACTGGCCACGGCTGGCCACCTGAGGACGACCAAGTAA